One window from the genome of Amphiprion ocellaris isolate individual 3 ecotype Okinawa chromosome 23, ASM2253959v1, whole genome shotgun sequence encodes:
- the si:ch211-63p21.2 gene encoding FH1/FH2 domain-containing protein 1 isoform X1: MKESEQTKDITWDFDQSWASFLTPAARLCLNTLDFSDLWDEEDSTEDEGTHTSKESSSCLQVAPAPPPPPPPLPPPPPPCLPSASPKGATTKSRTLKLHWRELQNLAPLPRMTRFGTQTIWAGLEPVHLDTNRLEYLFESKGNNTSLSVVSGRQKQPSVSVLGMKRSNIITIALSSLPPPRLLPPAIYSMDSSVLDRDDVQRLQALIPTEEELCLIKEAKAQNPHCPLAQAELCLLTLGEIPHLSSRLQLWTFALDYDSVEREIAEPLFHLKLAMEQLAASQTFRCILATVLAIGNFLNGCKARGFELSYLGKLSQVRDTHTRQPLLHHVCVLLLQLYPQSSDLYSDITALTKASKCDYSQVQSNFTQLETLCKASWEQLKVLNKAEEKRKGGKWDKKRGGGGGDEALVSEGSLRHKLPKILKECEERLKVLRAVHRRVINRFHSFLLFLGYSRSMVRDTKAEDFCKTISNFSLEYRTTRQAVLQQRERERQRSGTESPGPSTPVHKRKHPQTPSQVPISDAFSGKNSTQLERKKAICYHADFVNSLLIQQENDEQWRLEEVLRTPDSISRLDVTLPRSRRRIQSTLYDAHILKRKLLLVTSIICDLLFVCFSGPFSRKLKW; this comes from the exons ATGAAGGAGTCCGAGCAAACCAAGGACATCACCTGGGACTTTGACCAGTCCTGGGCTTCGTTCCTAACACCAGCTGCACGTCTTTGCCTCAACACTTTGGATTTTTCAGACCTCTGGGATGAGGAGGACAGTACAGAGGATGAGGGAACTCATACATCCAAAGAATCATCATCATGTCTGCAAGTCGCCccagcaccaccacctcctcctcctcctcttcctcctcctcctcctccttgtttgCCCTCAGCTTCCCCTAAAGGTGCCACCACAAAAAGTCGCACCTTGAAGCTCCACTGGAGGGAACTGCAGAATCTGGCTCCACTTCCCAGGATGACTCGCTTTGGGACTCAGACTATTTGGGCCGGACTTGAGCCGGTGCATTTGGACACAAACCGGCTAGAATACTTGTTTGAATCTAAGGGCAATAACACCAGTTTAAGTGTGGTTTCTGGACGGCAG AAGCAGCCATCAGTCTCAGTGTTGGGAATGAAGCGCAGTAACATCATAACCATTGCACTGAgcagcctcccccctcctcGCCTCCTCCCCCCTGCTATCTACAGCATGGACAGCAGTGTGCTGGACAGAGACGACGTTCAG CGTCTTCAAGCTTTAATCCCAACAGAAGAAGAACTTTGTCTGATCAAGGAGGCCAAGGCCCAGAACCCTCACTGCCCTCTGGCCCAGGCTGAGCTCTGCCTGCTTACTCTGGGGGAGATCCCTCACCTGAGCTCCAGGCTTCAGCTGTGGACCTTTGCTCTGGACTATGACTCTGTAGAGAGA GAAATTGCTGAACCTCTCTTCCATCTGAAGTTGGCCATGGAGCAACTGGCAGCCAGCCAGACCTTCAGGTGTATTCTGGCGACAGTGCTCGCCATCGGTAACTTTCTCAATGGATGTAAA GCCCGTGGCTTTGAGCTGAGCTACCTGGGGAAGCTGTCTCAGGTGAGGGACACCCACACCCGCCAGCCCCTCCTGCACCACGTCTGTgtgctcctgctgcagctctacccacaatcctctgaCCTCTACTCTGACATCACGGCTCTTACTAAAGCCAGCAAG TGCGACTACTCCCAAGTCCAGTCCAACTTCACTCAGTTAGAGACCCTGTGCAAAGCATCATGGGAGCAGCTGAAGGTGCTGAACAAGGCTGAGGAAAAGAGGAAAGGaggaaaatgggacaaaaagagaggaggaggaggaggtgatgaggCTTTAGTTTCAGAGGGTTCGCTCCGCCACAAGCTGCCGAAGATTCTGAAAGAGTGCGAGGAAAGACTGAAAGTCCTGCGAGCGGTTCATCGCCGGGTCATCAACAG GTTCCACTCTTTCCTCCTATTCCTCGGCTACTCCCGATCCATGGTGAGAGACACCAAAGCGGAGGACTTCTGTAAAACCATCAGTAACTTCTCACTGGAGTACAGAACCACACGGCAGGCTGTCCTCCAGCAGAGAGAACGGGAACGGCAGAGAAGTGGAACCGAAAGTCCAGGTCCAAGCACACCTGTACACAAGAGGAAACATCCACAAACCCCTTCACAGGTTCCTATTTCAGATGCTTTTTCAGGGAAAAATTCCACAcaattagaaagaaaaaaagctatttGTTATCATGCAGATTTTGTTAACTCATTGTTGATCCAGCAGGAAAATGATGAGCAGTGGCGGCTGGAGGAGGTGCTGAGAACACCTGACTCCATCTCAAGGCTGGATGTCACTCTGCCTCGAAGCCGCAGGAGGATCCAAAGTACTTTATACGATGCACACATTCTGAAACGCAAGTTGCTTCTAGTGACTTCTATCATATGTGATCTCTTATTTGTTTGCTTCTCAGGTCCATTTTCCCGGAAGCTGAAGTGGTGA
- the si:ch211-63p21.2 gene encoding FH1/FH2 domain-containing protein 1 isoform X7, producing MKRSNIITIALSSLPPPRLLPPAIYSMDSSVLDRDDVQRLQALIPTEEELCLIKEAKAQNPHCPLAQAELCLLTLGEIPHLSSRLQLWTFALDYDSVEREIAEPLFHLKLAMEQLAASQTFRCILATVLAIGNFLNGCKARGFELSYLGKLSQVRDTHTRQPLLHHVCVLLLQLYPQSSDLYSDITALTKASKCDYSQVQSNFTQLETLCKASWEQLKVLNKAEEKRKGGKWDKKRGGGGGDEALVSEGSLRHKLPKILKECEERLKVLRAVHRRVINRFHSFLLFLGYSRSMVRDTKAEDFCKTISNFSLEYRTTRQAVLQQRERERQRSGTESPGPSTPVHKRKHPQTPSQVPISDAFSGKNSTQLERKKAICYHADFVNSLLIQQENDEQWRLEEVLRTPDSISRLDVTLPRSRRRIQSTLYDAHILKRKLLLVTSIICDLLFVCFSGPFSRKLKW from the exons ATGAAGCGCAGTAACATCATAACCATTGCACTGAgcagcctcccccctcctcGCCTCCTCCCCCCTGCTATCTACAGCATGGACAGCAGTGTGCTGGACAGAGACGACGTTCAG CGTCTTCAAGCTTTAATCCCAACAGAAGAAGAACTTTGTCTGATCAAGGAGGCCAAGGCCCAGAACCCTCACTGCCCTCTGGCCCAGGCTGAGCTCTGCCTGCTTACTCTGGGGGAGATCCCTCACCTGAGCTCCAGGCTTCAGCTGTGGACCTTTGCTCTGGACTATGACTCTGTAGAGAGA GAAATTGCTGAACCTCTCTTCCATCTGAAGTTGGCCATGGAGCAACTGGCAGCCAGCCAGACCTTCAGGTGTATTCTGGCGACAGTGCTCGCCATCGGTAACTTTCTCAATGGATGTAAA GCCCGTGGCTTTGAGCTGAGCTACCTGGGGAAGCTGTCTCAGGTGAGGGACACCCACACCCGCCAGCCCCTCCTGCACCACGTCTGTgtgctcctgctgcagctctacccacaatcctctgaCCTCTACTCTGACATCACGGCTCTTACTAAAGCCAGCAAG TGCGACTACTCCCAAGTCCAGTCCAACTTCACTCAGTTAGAGACCCTGTGCAAAGCATCATGGGAGCAGCTGAAGGTGCTGAACAAGGCTGAGGAAAAGAGGAAAGGaggaaaatgggacaaaaagagaggaggaggaggaggtgatgaggCTTTAGTTTCAGAGGGTTCGCTCCGCCACAAGCTGCCGAAGATTCTGAAAGAGTGCGAGGAAAGACTGAAAGTCCTGCGAGCGGTTCATCGCCGGGTCATCAACAG GTTCCACTCTTTCCTCCTATTCCTCGGCTACTCCCGATCCATGGTGAGAGACACCAAAGCGGAGGACTTCTGTAAAACCATCAGTAACTTCTCACTGGAGTACAGAACCACACGGCAGGCTGTCCTCCAGCAGAGAGAACGGGAACGGCAGAGAAGTGGAACCGAAAGTCCAGGTCCAAGCACACCTGTACACAAGAGGAAACATCCACAAACCCCTTCACAGGTTCCTATTTCAGATGCTTTTTCAGGGAAAAATTCCACAcaattagaaagaaaaaaagctatttGTTATCATGCAGATTTTGTTAACTCATTGTTGATCCAGCAGGAAAATGATGAGCAGTGGCGGCTGGAGGAGGTGCTGAGAACACCTGACTCCATCTCAAGGCTGGATGTCACTCTGCCTCGAAGCCGCAGGAGGATCCAAAGTACTTTATACGATGCACACATTCTGAAACGCAAGTTGCTTCTAGTGACTTCTATCATATGTGATCTCTTATTTGTTTGCTTCTCAGGTCCATTTTCCCGGAAGCTGAAGTGGTGA
- the si:ch211-63p21.2 gene encoding FH1/FH2 domain-containing protein 1 isoform X5 has protein sequence MKESEQTKDITWDFDQSWASFLTPAARLCLNTLDFSDLWDEEDSTEDEGTHTSKESSSCLQVAPAPPPPPPPLPPPPPPCLPSASPKGATTKSRTLKLHWRELQNLAPLPRMTRFGTQTIWAGLEPVHLDTNRLEYLFESKGNNTSLSVVSGRQKQPSVSVLGMKRSNIITIALSSLPPPRLLPPAIYSMDSSVLDRDDVQRLQALIPTEEELCLIKEAKAQNPHCPLAQAELCLLTLGEIPHLSSRLQLWTFALDYDSVEREIAEPLFHLKLAMEQLAASQTFRCILATVLAIGNFLNGCKARGFELSYLGKLSQVRDTHTRQPLLHHVCVLLLQLYPQSSDLYSDITALTKASKCDYSQVQSNFTQLETLCKASWEQLKVLNKAEEKRKGGKWDKKRGGGGGDEALVSEGSLRHKLPKILKECEERLKVLRAVHRRVINRFHSFLLFLGYSRSMVRDTKAEDFCKTISNFSLEYRTTRQAVLQQRERERQRSGTESPGPSTPVHKRKHPQTPSQQENDEQWRLEEVLRTPDSISRLDVTLPRSRRRIQSPFSRKLKW, from the exons ATGAAGGAGTCCGAGCAAACCAAGGACATCACCTGGGACTTTGACCAGTCCTGGGCTTCGTTCCTAACACCAGCTGCACGTCTTTGCCTCAACACTTTGGATTTTTCAGACCTCTGGGATGAGGAGGACAGTACAGAGGATGAGGGAACTCATACATCCAAAGAATCATCATCATGTCTGCAAGTCGCCccagcaccaccacctcctcctcctcctcttcctcctcctcctcctccttgtttgCCCTCAGCTTCCCCTAAAGGTGCCACCACAAAAAGTCGCACCTTGAAGCTCCACTGGAGGGAACTGCAGAATCTGGCTCCACTTCCCAGGATGACTCGCTTTGGGACTCAGACTATTTGGGCCGGACTTGAGCCGGTGCATTTGGACACAAACCGGCTAGAATACTTGTTTGAATCTAAGGGCAATAACACCAGTTTAAGTGTGGTTTCTGGACGGCAG AAGCAGCCATCAGTCTCAGTGTTGGGAATGAAGCGCAGTAACATCATAACCATTGCACTGAgcagcctcccccctcctcGCCTCCTCCCCCCTGCTATCTACAGCATGGACAGCAGTGTGCTGGACAGAGACGACGTTCAG CGTCTTCAAGCTTTAATCCCAACAGAAGAAGAACTTTGTCTGATCAAGGAGGCCAAGGCCCAGAACCCTCACTGCCCTCTGGCCCAGGCTGAGCTCTGCCTGCTTACTCTGGGGGAGATCCCTCACCTGAGCTCCAGGCTTCAGCTGTGGACCTTTGCTCTGGACTATGACTCTGTAGAGAGA GAAATTGCTGAACCTCTCTTCCATCTGAAGTTGGCCATGGAGCAACTGGCAGCCAGCCAGACCTTCAGGTGTATTCTGGCGACAGTGCTCGCCATCGGTAACTTTCTCAATGGATGTAAA GCCCGTGGCTTTGAGCTGAGCTACCTGGGGAAGCTGTCTCAGGTGAGGGACACCCACACCCGCCAGCCCCTCCTGCACCACGTCTGTgtgctcctgctgcagctctacccacaatcctctgaCCTCTACTCTGACATCACGGCTCTTACTAAAGCCAGCAAG TGCGACTACTCCCAAGTCCAGTCCAACTTCACTCAGTTAGAGACCCTGTGCAAAGCATCATGGGAGCAGCTGAAGGTGCTGAACAAGGCTGAGGAAAAGAGGAAAGGaggaaaatgggacaaaaagagaggaggaggaggaggtgatgaggCTTTAGTTTCAGAGGGTTCGCTCCGCCACAAGCTGCCGAAGATTCTGAAAGAGTGCGAGGAAAGACTGAAAGTCCTGCGAGCGGTTCATCGCCGGGTCATCAACAG GTTCCACTCTTTCCTCCTATTCCTCGGCTACTCCCGATCCATGGTGAGAGACACCAAAGCGGAGGACTTCTGTAAAACCATCAGTAACTTCTCACTGGAGTACAGAACCACACGGCAGGCTGTCCTCCAGCAGAGAGAACGGGAACGGCAGAGAAGTGGAACCGAAAGTCCAGGTCCAAGCACACCTGTACACAAGAGGAAACATCCACAAACCCCTTCACAG CAGGAAAATGATGAGCAGTGGCGGCTGGAGGAGGTGCTGAGAACACCTGACTCCATCTCAAGGCTGGATGTCACTCTGCCTCGAAGCCGCAGGAGGATCCAAA GTCCATTTTCCCGGAAGCTGAAGTGGTGA
- the si:ch211-63p21.2 gene encoding FH1/FH2 domain-containing protein 1 isoform X6, which translates to MKESEQTKDITWDFDQSWASFLTPAARLCLNTLDFSDLWDEEDSTEDEGTHTSKESSSCLQVAPAPPPPPPPLPPPPPPCLPSASPKGATTKSRTLKLHWRELQNLAPLPRMTRFGTQTIWAGLEPVHLDTNRLEYLFESKGNNTSLSVVSGRQKQPSVSVLGMKRSNIITIALSSLPPPRLLPPAIYSMDSSVLDRDDVQRLQALIPTEEELCLIKEAKAQNPHCPLAQAELCLLTLGEIPHLSSRLQLWTFALDYDSVEREIAEPLFHLKLAMEQLAASQTFRCILATVLAIGNFLNGCKARGFELSYLGKLSQVRDTHTRQPLLHHVCVLLLQLYPQSSDLYSDITALTKASKCDYSQVQSNFTQLETLCKASWEQLKVLNKAEEKRKGGKWDKKRGGGGGDEALVSEGSLRHKLPKILKECEERLKVLRAVHRRVINRFHSFLLFLGYSRSMVRDTKAEDFCKTISNFSLEYRTTRQAVLQQRERERQRSGTESPGPSTPVHKRKHPQTPSQENDEQWRLEEVLRTPDSISRLDVTLPRSRRRIQSPFSRKLKW; encoded by the exons ATGAAGGAGTCCGAGCAAACCAAGGACATCACCTGGGACTTTGACCAGTCCTGGGCTTCGTTCCTAACACCAGCTGCACGTCTTTGCCTCAACACTTTGGATTTTTCAGACCTCTGGGATGAGGAGGACAGTACAGAGGATGAGGGAACTCATACATCCAAAGAATCATCATCATGTCTGCAAGTCGCCccagcaccaccacctcctcctcctcctcttcctcctcctcctcctccttgtttgCCCTCAGCTTCCCCTAAAGGTGCCACCACAAAAAGTCGCACCTTGAAGCTCCACTGGAGGGAACTGCAGAATCTGGCTCCACTTCCCAGGATGACTCGCTTTGGGACTCAGACTATTTGGGCCGGACTTGAGCCGGTGCATTTGGACACAAACCGGCTAGAATACTTGTTTGAATCTAAGGGCAATAACACCAGTTTAAGTGTGGTTTCTGGACGGCAG AAGCAGCCATCAGTCTCAGTGTTGGGAATGAAGCGCAGTAACATCATAACCATTGCACTGAgcagcctcccccctcctcGCCTCCTCCCCCCTGCTATCTACAGCATGGACAGCAGTGTGCTGGACAGAGACGACGTTCAG CGTCTTCAAGCTTTAATCCCAACAGAAGAAGAACTTTGTCTGATCAAGGAGGCCAAGGCCCAGAACCCTCACTGCCCTCTGGCCCAGGCTGAGCTCTGCCTGCTTACTCTGGGGGAGATCCCTCACCTGAGCTCCAGGCTTCAGCTGTGGACCTTTGCTCTGGACTATGACTCTGTAGAGAGA GAAATTGCTGAACCTCTCTTCCATCTGAAGTTGGCCATGGAGCAACTGGCAGCCAGCCAGACCTTCAGGTGTATTCTGGCGACAGTGCTCGCCATCGGTAACTTTCTCAATGGATGTAAA GCCCGTGGCTTTGAGCTGAGCTACCTGGGGAAGCTGTCTCAGGTGAGGGACACCCACACCCGCCAGCCCCTCCTGCACCACGTCTGTgtgctcctgctgcagctctacccacaatcctctgaCCTCTACTCTGACATCACGGCTCTTACTAAAGCCAGCAAG TGCGACTACTCCCAAGTCCAGTCCAACTTCACTCAGTTAGAGACCCTGTGCAAAGCATCATGGGAGCAGCTGAAGGTGCTGAACAAGGCTGAGGAAAAGAGGAAAGGaggaaaatgggacaaaaagagaggaggaggaggaggtgatgaggCTTTAGTTTCAGAGGGTTCGCTCCGCCACAAGCTGCCGAAGATTCTGAAAGAGTGCGAGGAAAGACTGAAAGTCCTGCGAGCGGTTCATCGCCGGGTCATCAACAG GTTCCACTCTTTCCTCCTATTCCTCGGCTACTCCCGATCCATGGTGAGAGACACCAAAGCGGAGGACTTCTGTAAAACCATCAGTAACTTCTCACTGGAGTACAGAACCACACGGCAGGCTGTCCTCCAGCAGAGAGAACGGGAACGGCAGAGAAGTGGAACCGAAAGTCCAGGTCCAAGCACACCTGTACACAAGAGGAAACATCCACAAACCCCTTCACAG GAAAATGATGAGCAGTGGCGGCTGGAGGAGGTGCTGAGAACACCTGACTCCATCTCAAGGCTGGATGTCACTCTGCCTCGAAGCCGCAGGAGGATCCAAA GTCCATTTTCCCGGAAGCTGAAGTGGTGA
- the si:ch211-63p21.2 gene encoding FH1/FH2 domain-containing protein 1 isoform X3, with the protein MKESEQTKDITWDFDQSWASFLTPAARLCLNTLDFSDLWDEEDSTEDEGTHTSKESSSCLQVAPAPPPPPPPLPPPPPPCLPSASPKGATTKSRTLKLHWRELQNLAPLPRMTRFGTQTIWAGLEPVHLDTNRLEYLFESKGNNTSLSVVSGRQKQPSVSVLGMKRSNIITIALSSLPPPRLLPPAIYSMDSSVLDRDDVQRLQALIPTEEELCLIKEAKAQNPHCPLAQAELCLLTLGEIPHLSSRLQLWTFALDYDSVEREIAEPLFHLKLAMEQLAASQTFRCILATVLAIGNFLNGCKARGFELSYLGKLSQVRDTHTRQPLLHHVCVLLLQLYPQSSDLYSDITALTKASKCDYSQVQSNFTQLETLCKASWEQLKVLNKAEEKRKGGKWDKKRGGGGGDEALVSEGSLRHKLPKILKECEERLKVLRAVHRRVINRFHSFLLFLGYSRSMVRDTKAEDFCKTISNFSLEYRTTRQAVLQQRERERQRSGTESPGPSTPVHKRKHPQTPSQQENDEQWRLEEVLRTPDSISRLDVTLPRSRRRIQSTLYDAHILKRKLLLVTSIICDLLFVCFSGPFSRKLKW; encoded by the exons ATGAAGGAGTCCGAGCAAACCAAGGACATCACCTGGGACTTTGACCAGTCCTGGGCTTCGTTCCTAACACCAGCTGCACGTCTTTGCCTCAACACTTTGGATTTTTCAGACCTCTGGGATGAGGAGGACAGTACAGAGGATGAGGGAACTCATACATCCAAAGAATCATCATCATGTCTGCAAGTCGCCccagcaccaccacctcctcctcctcctcttcctcctcctcctcctccttgtttgCCCTCAGCTTCCCCTAAAGGTGCCACCACAAAAAGTCGCACCTTGAAGCTCCACTGGAGGGAACTGCAGAATCTGGCTCCACTTCCCAGGATGACTCGCTTTGGGACTCAGACTATTTGGGCCGGACTTGAGCCGGTGCATTTGGACACAAACCGGCTAGAATACTTGTTTGAATCTAAGGGCAATAACACCAGTTTAAGTGTGGTTTCTGGACGGCAG AAGCAGCCATCAGTCTCAGTGTTGGGAATGAAGCGCAGTAACATCATAACCATTGCACTGAgcagcctcccccctcctcGCCTCCTCCCCCCTGCTATCTACAGCATGGACAGCAGTGTGCTGGACAGAGACGACGTTCAG CGTCTTCAAGCTTTAATCCCAACAGAAGAAGAACTTTGTCTGATCAAGGAGGCCAAGGCCCAGAACCCTCACTGCCCTCTGGCCCAGGCTGAGCTCTGCCTGCTTACTCTGGGGGAGATCCCTCACCTGAGCTCCAGGCTTCAGCTGTGGACCTTTGCTCTGGACTATGACTCTGTAGAGAGA GAAATTGCTGAACCTCTCTTCCATCTGAAGTTGGCCATGGAGCAACTGGCAGCCAGCCAGACCTTCAGGTGTATTCTGGCGACAGTGCTCGCCATCGGTAACTTTCTCAATGGATGTAAA GCCCGTGGCTTTGAGCTGAGCTACCTGGGGAAGCTGTCTCAGGTGAGGGACACCCACACCCGCCAGCCCCTCCTGCACCACGTCTGTgtgctcctgctgcagctctacccacaatcctctgaCCTCTACTCTGACATCACGGCTCTTACTAAAGCCAGCAAG TGCGACTACTCCCAAGTCCAGTCCAACTTCACTCAGTTAGAGACCCTGTGCAAAGCATCATGGGAGCAGCTGAAGGTGCTGAACAAGGCTGAGGAAAAGAGGAAAGGaggaaaatgggacaaaaagagaggaggaggaggaggtgatgaggCTTTAGTTTCAGAGGGTTCGCTCCGCCACAAGCTGCCGAAGATTCTGAAAGAGTGCGAGGAAAGACTGAAAGTCCTGCGAGCGGTTCATCGCCGGGTCATCAACAG GTTCCACTCTTTCCTCCTATTCCTCGGCTACTCCCGATCCATGGTGAGAGACACCAAAGCGGAGGACTTCTGTAAAACCATCAGTAACTTCTCACTGGAGTACAGAACCACACGGCAGGCTGTCCTCCAGCAGAGAGAACGGGAACGGCAGAGAAGTGGAACCGAAAGTCCAGGTCCAAGCACACCTGTACACAAGAGGAAACATCCACAAACCCCTTCACAG CAGGAAAATGATGAGCAGTGGCGGCTGGAGGAGGTGCTGAGAACACCTGACTCCATCTCAAGGCTGGATGTCACTCTGCCTCGAAGCCGCAGGAGGATCCAAAGTACTTTATACGATGCACACATTCTGAAACGCAAGTTGCTTCTAGTGACTTCTATCATATGTGATCTCTTATTTGTTTGCTTCTCAGGTCCATTTTCCCGGAAGCTGAAGTGGTGA
- the si:ch211-63p21.2 gene encoding FH1/FH2 domain-containing protein 1 isoform X2 — translation MKESEQTKDITWDFDQSWASFLTPAARLCLNTLDFSDLWDEEDSTEDEGTHTSKESSSCLQVAPAPPPPPPPLPPPPPPCLPSASPKGATTKSRTLKLHWRELQNLAPLPRMTRFGTQTIWAGLEPVHLDTNRLEYLFESKGNNTSLSVVSGRQKQPSVSVLGMKRSNIITIALSSLPPPRLLPPAIYSMDSSVLDRDDVQRLQALIPTEEELCLIKEAKAQNPHCPLAQAELCLLTLGEIPHLSSRLQLWTFALDYDSVEREIAEPLFHLKLAMEQLAASQTFRCILATVLAIGNFLNGCKARGFELSYLGKLSQVRDTHTRQPLLHHVCVLLLQLYPQSSDLYSDITALTKASKCDYSQVQSNFTQLETLCKASWEQLKVLNKAEEKRKGGKWDKKRGGGGGDEALVSEGSLRHKLPKILKECEERLKVLRAVHRRVINRFHSFLLFLGYSRSMVRDTKAEDFCKTISNFSLEYRTTRQAVLQQRERERQRSGTESPGPSTPVHKRKHPQTPSQVPISDAFSGKNSTQLERKKAICYHADFVNSLLIQQENDEQWRLEEVLRTPDSISRLDVTLPRSRRRIQSPFSRKLKW, via the exons ATGAAGGAGTCCGAGCAAACCAAGGACATCACCTGGGACTTTGACCAGTCCTGGGCTTCGTTCCTAACACCAGCTGCACGTCTTTGCCTCAACACTTTGGATTTTTCAGACCTCTGGGATGAGGAGGACAGTACAGAGGATGAGGGAACTCATACATCCAAAGAATCATCATCATGTCTGCAAGTCGCCccagcaccaccacctcctcctcctcctcttcctcctcctcctcctccttgtttgCCCTCAGCTTCCCCTAAAGGTGCCACCACAAAAAGTCGCACCTTGAAGCTCCACTGGAGGGAACTGCAGAATCTGGCTCCACTTCCCAGGATGACTCGCTTTGGGACTCAGACTATTTGGGCCGGACTTGAGCCGGTGCATTTGGACACAAACCGGCTAGAATACTTGTTTGAATCTAAGGGCAATAACACCAGTTTAAGTGTGGTTTCTGGACGGCAG AAGCAGCCATCAGTCTCAGTGTTGGGAATGAAGCGCAGTAACATCATAACCATTGCACTGAgcagcctcccccctcctcGCCTCCTCCCCCCTGCTATCTACAGCATGGACAGCAGTGTGCTGGACAGAGACGACGTTCAG CGTCTTCAAGCTTTAATCCCAACAGAAGAAGAACTTTGTCTGATCAAGGAGGCCAAGGCCCAGAACCCTCACTGCCCTCTGGCCCAGGCTGAGCTCTGCCTGCTTACTCTGGGGGAGATCCCTCACCTGAGCTCCAGGCTTCAGCTGTGGACCTTTGCTCTGGACTATGACTCTGTAGAGAGA GAAATTGCTGAACCTCTCTTCCATCTGAAGTTGGCCATGGAGCAACTGGCAGCCAGCCAGACCTTCAGGTGTATTCTGGCGACAGTGCTCGCCATCGGTAACTTTCTCAATGGATGTAAA GCCCGTGGCTTTGAGCTGAGCTACCTGGGGAAGCTGTCTCAGGTGAGGGACACCCACACCCGCCAGCCCCTCCTGCACCACGTCTGTgtgctcctgctgcagctctacccacaatcctctgaCCTCTACTCTGACATCACGGCTCTTACTAAAGCCAGCAAG TGCGACTACTCCCAAGTCCAGTCCAACTTCACTCAGTTAGAGACCCTGTGCAAAGCATCATGGGAGCAGCTGAAGGTGCTGAACAAGGCTGAGGAAAAGAGGAAAGGaggaaaatgggacaaaaagagaggaggaggaggaggtgatgaggCTTTAGTTTCAGAGGGTTCGCTCCGCCACAAGCTGCCGAAGATTCTGAAAGAGTGCGAGGAAAGACTGAAAGTCCTGCGAGCGGTTCATCGCCGGGTCATCAACAG GTTCCACTCTTTCCTCCTATTCCTCGGCTACTCCCGATCCATGGTGAGAGACACCAAAGCGGAGGACTTCTGTAAAACCATCAGTAACTTCTCACTGGAGTACAGAACCACACGGCAGGCTGTCCTCCAGCAGAGAGAACGGGAACGGCAGAGAAGTGGAACCGAAAGTCCAGGTCCAAGCACACCTGTACACAAGAGGAAACATCCACAAACCCCTTCACAGGTTCCTATTTCAGATGCTTTTTCAGGGAAAAATTCCACAcaattagaaagaaaaaaagctatttGTTATCATGCAGATTTTGTTAACTCATTGTTGATCCAGCAGGAAAATGATGAGCAGTGGCGGCTGGAGGAGGTGCTGAGAACACCTGACTCCATCTCAAGGCTGGATGTCACTCTGCCTCGAAGCCGCAGGAGGATCCAAA GTCCATTTTCCCGGAAGCTGAAGTGGTGA